Genomic segment of Dehalogenimonas alkenigignens:
CAGGAGGTCATTGGACATCTTGGATGCTTCTGTTAGTGTCAGTGCCATATTCGGTTTTCTCCTTTTCTCTTATTCCCTCTCCCGCTGTCGGCGGGAGAGGGCCAGGGTGAGGGTGCAAACGTCTCGCCCTCACCCCATTCCTCTTCCATCAGGCGATGGGAGAGGAGGTCACTGCGCCAACCCGCGGCGGATTTTATCCTCCGACGACAGGCCGCCGGCGGCGGGGCGGGAGCGAGAGGCGGCGACCAGGGGCGGGGCAGCCTGCGCCAGCGCCGATTTGACCCGCGCCACCAGGTCCATAGCCTTGCGGAGCGATTCATCTACGGCGGAAACGCTGTCACCCTCTATAAGCTCCTCCGGCAGGTCGCGGTGCAGCGCGGCGGTTGAGCCGCGGTAGGCGCCGACGGCGGCGTTCAGGTTTTTATTCAGCCGCTTTATAAGGTCGTCCTTATCCGCCAGTTCCCGCGACAGGCGGGCGAGTTCGGCCTCCCGCGAGATGAGCCTTGCCGTCAGTTCGGCGGCGGATTCGGGCACAGCCGTCTCTGTTTCGGATAGTTCCGCTTCTTCTTCTATTGTGGTCTCCAATTCGGTTTCCATGTTTCTCCTTGATTTTTGCTGCCCTCGCCTCTATCCTCTCCCGCGAGGCCGCGGGCGAGGAGGTTAAGTATTACCGTCGCCCTCACCTACACCGCGCTCTCTCCCGCTTTCAGGTTATTGCTCCGGTTCATCTTCAAAATAGATTCACGCTCGGCCAGCCAGTCTGAAAACTCCCGGTCCGGGTCATCCACGCCGAGGCCGGTCATGGCTCGTTTGCGGGAATGAATGCCGGACTGGACCAGCGCCTGTTCGGCGGCCACGGCGGCGGCCATGTCCCGCGGCAGTACCGGCGACCAAATGACCTCGATGCCGACGCCGTCGAAGTTCTCGCCGAGGTATTTCGAGTACAGGGCCAGCATCAACTCGGCGCGCTTGCGGTAAACGCCGGTGCGGATGAGCCGCTTGCGCCAGACGCGTTGCAGCAGAGGCTGCAGCTCAAGCTCCAGGGCGACGCCGGAGACGTCCCGCCCCAGGCCGCCGAAGGCCGCCCGCGGCATCTCGGACAGGTCATGCAGGACGCGGAACAGCAGCTCGATGTAATTTATGTGAAGCTGGGCGCCGCCGCCCTGTAAAAGATCCAGCAGGTAAGCCTTGGCTTCCTCGGGAACGTGCCATACGGCGCCGGGCGACACGGCGATGTCCTGCGACGACTCGACGTTCTCCAGGACGGCGATGGGATTGCCCGACAGTTCGAGGATACGCGACAATTGGCTGGTCGATCGGTTCAGTTCCCGCTGCACCTCGATCAAAGGCTCCAGATCGGAGGCGCCCCACGGCGATTTGGACCGCGGCAGGTTGGGGAAAACGATGAAGGGAATGAAGCCGTAGGGATTCAGGCCGCCGGCGACAACCTCGCCGCCGCAGGCGACCTGATATTCGGCGGCGGTCCAGGTCTCAAGGACATCAACCGTTCGGTTAAGGCAGTCGAAACCCCAGGCACGGCGCGCCGTCTCTTTATCTACGGCGTAGGCATGGGTCACCCGCTCGGCGGTCACGCCGTCAAAGTTATAGCTTACCTCGATGCCGGCAACATCCGGCGAGGTGACGCGCACCGACGCCGAGACGGCGTCCCAGCCAAGCCGGTAGCAGCCGTCGCCCAAAACCGCGGCATCGATCTCTGTCTCATAGTCCAGGCGGTCGAGAAAATTGTCACTGCGGGTCTTGTCGAGGAGGCACTGCGCCCGCCCGGCGCGGACTCCGGACTCTGCCGATTCATCGGCCGCGGCGGCCCGGACAGATATGCCGTTCAGGAGGTAGGCGGTCAGCTTGTCCACCACCGTCGCGGCGTAGTTGAAGGTCAGCCGCTTGTCCTCCCTCCTGGCGGCAGGCCAGTGTTGGCCGCGGTAAAAGTCCAGCAGGCCGCGGTAGCGCCGCCCGCGGCCATCCAATTCATCATTCGCCGAAGGGCTCAAATTATTCATCCCAGACCTCCCTTTGATTCTCATCTATCTCAAGCTGGGTCCGGCGCTTGAACTCCCGGATGACCCGCTGGACAGAACGCAGGCTTTCACCCAGCAGCCGGGCGATCTGCTTGGCGGACAGCCCGCGGCCGTGCTGGAAGACGATCTCCCGCGCTTTCTTGTCCTGCCGGTAGCGCTGCAGGCCGCCCGGCACCTCATAAATGCAGCGGGGAAAGGGGCAGTTGAGACAGGAATTGGACAGCTCGCAGCCCTCATCCCGGTAGCGGACATATTCCGGCAGCGGGTCTGCCATCCAGTCATGGCTCGTTCCTTCTTTCAAAATGCACCTTTAACGCACGGCGGCGCCGTATAACGCTCATTTGTTCTACTACCAGGCAACAGGCCGGCAACTCAGTACGCCGGGGAATTTTTCGGGCTGGACCCGCCCTGCTGTCGCCCAACCATGATAGCACGCGCGTTCTGCGTTCTGTCAAGCGACTTTTGTCGTTTTTGGCCGGCCCGGCAAAAAATAATTTTCCGGCGGGCGGCGGGCCGCTATCCGGGGGCAGATGACATCGTTGTATCAGGTATAGCCGGGAACAGCCCGGAGGCGCGGCGGTGGTACAATCGTAATACGGGCAATAAAACAGGATACAGAGCCAAATCCGTGTGCTATAATTGCGCCTGAATGTAAAACCAGTCTAAAAAACCATGAGGAGGAATGAAGGCCGGACCATGAGACTTAAAATTTTCCTGCGGACTCTTCCCATCATGCTCATCACCGCCCTGCTGGGCATCGGCGCGCTGGCGGCGCCGGTGGGGGCGGCAGCCGGGACGTGGACCATTTCCACCGCTACGGCAGCCCCGGGATCAATCATCACCGCCGCGGGCAGCGGTTTCACGGCGAACAATCCTTATACGATAAAATGGTCGGGGACTGTAGTCGCATCAGGCAACGCCACAGTATCCGGTACATTTTCAACGTCGTTTACCGTGCCATCGGTAGCCCGAGGCGTCTATACCGATGTATTGACGATTGAAAGCGTCGGAGACACAGCCACTGCCAAATCTTTCACCGTCACTTCGGCTATTACTTTATCGGTGCTTTCAGGTCCTATCGGGGCTTCGGTCACCGTCAACGGCTACGGCTTTGCGGCCTCTCAGGCGGCAAATGTCTATTTCGGCGCTCTAACAACTCCGGTTGCTCAGGTGCCGACAACCGATGCCAACGGCTATTTCTTCGCTTCGTTCCTGGTGCCGACGCAGTCGCCGCGGGCGGCGTATACAATCACCGCCAGAGACGCATCGCTCAACCAGGCGACGGCGACTTTTTCGATCATCCCCCGCATCACCACCATCTCGGCTGAAGCCGGCGGCGTCGGCGACTCCGTGACCATCAACG
This window contains:
- a CDS encoding phage portal protein, with translation MNNLSPSANDELDGRGRRYRGLLDFYRGQHWPAARREDKRLTFNYAATVVDKLTAYLLNGISVRAAAADESAESGVRAGRAQCLLDKTRSDNFLDRLDYETEIDAAVLGDGCYRLGWDAVSASVRVTSPDVAGIEVSYNFDGVTAERVTHAYAVDKETARRAWGFDCLNRTVDVLETWTAAEYQVACGGEVVAGGLNPYGFIPFIVFPNLPRSKSPWGASDLEPLIEVQRELNRSTSQLSRILELSGNPIAVLENVESSQDIAVSPGAVWHVPEEAKAYLLDLLQGGGAQLHINYIELLFRVLHDLSEMPRAAFGGLGRDVSGVALELELQPLLQRVWRKRLIRTGVYRKRAELMLALYSKYLGENFDGVGIEVIWSPVLPRDMAAAVAAEQALVQSGIHSRKRAMTGLGVDDPDREFSDWLAERESILKMNRSNNLKAGESAV